The genomic region GATGCTGgttaataattactataaacaGATAACATCAATATTACatcatacattttacattaatatattaattttttttttttttttttataaaatacaaaaatgaaGCGTTTCAGAATAGTTTCAGTTCAATTCGGTTAGTTAGATTCATGCGAGTGCGAAGTTAgattttttcaacatatatcttcttttatgatatatgattCTTCTTCTCTCAGCAGAcggttaataaaatatcagcgTTTAGCTTTGCGGATTTGTTTCGCGTGAATATACATCGCAGAAACAAACGGCATACTACGAAGAAAGAACAGTCAGTATGTACCTTGTATTATTCGAGGATTACCTACTGACGATACATAAAACAGAAAGACAGATAGAGAGTAAAAGGAGTGAAAAAATAAGATGATACGAATGCTTGTGTGTACGATTTCATGTATATATGGcggataatttaattgaacatatatatatttttttaagaagaagatggaaaatatcataaaatgtaCGGgcgaatatttatgatttagtatcaatttaaaaaaaaaatgaatctttcatcaaattttgtataattatatctctataaaatattttatttattaaaaaaattaatacgcgaaattttaatacacaattgttattagtaattttatttaaatatactagGAAACACGCAACACAATTATTCTGTacaaaaatgacatttatGATAATGGAATGAATGGTAATTATCGTTTCAGAATCAGtctaatatgaaataaattgagGATGAAATTAATTGACACAATTTACATCGATGCTCCgccatgtatatataagtgtaCATATTCTGCGATAGACGCCTGTCGCATAGCAATTATTTTACGTCTTATATCGGCATAATACAGCGAATGCAATTGAATAGGCATATGACACATCCACGGCTAAATTGAGAcaatatttcatttcatttacTGACCTTGAGCTTTTGAATTCAAGAGAGAAGAAGGCGCGATGGATACGTAAAGATCTCGTTAGGATAGTTTTGATTTGttctgtatttaaattttgtcacCTTATTAATGATTCAAAAATccaaattattacatacactAAATATACGATTGATTAATCTTATTCGAAACACAATTCTTTTCAGAAAGCGTAGACTAAaagatataatcttattttgtacacataattaattattacgtgTCACAcacatatcatataatatatatatatataaaaatattttttatattacagaaaaaaattaaacaaaaaattacaaaatttacaaaaagattttggaggatataaaaatttaactttgtgCGTGACCATCCttacttttcttttgtatcCGCAACGCCGTCCTTTTCCGATAAATTTCCCTACCCCCttccccccttcccccttaTCCTATTCGTGTCCGTCGGATCTCATATGGGACCGGGTCAAGGACCGACGGCGATCGTGGGTCCTGCGACGTGACGGATGACACGGTTGATCCTCCTCCTTACCTTGCACTCGCACGTGGTGCACTTGTCGTGGGGGTCCTGCCAGGAGCTACCGCTGTCGTGAACGATGCCAGCGTAGCTGCAAGGTCGGGGATGACTAGGAACCGTGAGCATGGTGCCGTTCGTCGGCACCTCTCGTGCACAGGGATCGTCCTCGCAACGGGGACAACAATCGCCCTCCTCGGTCACGGGATTCGAGCAGGTTACCGGTGGACACTCCATCTGCCAGCAGTCTATTTCGCCGTACTACAATAAATTACACCAATTTTAGAAACAAGAGATAGTTGTATTTCACAAAATCTTTCATTTGTGAAGGAAACtcgaaattaattgtttttaaaatttttcgtaaaattttgttGTTCTTCTCTTCATGATAGAATTACGATACCATGAAAATTgctatttaaagaatttagtTGCTCgagaaatgtcatttttttgttattttgccgCGACTATACGAtttgaataaatgtattacCAGGCATTCGCAAGTCTGACACTGGTATATCCAACGTTCTCCGCTTCTGAAGACTAGGTGATGGAGCTCTTGATGCCTGCAGGACGCTGCAGGATTGCACTGAGGACAACATTTATTCCTATGGCTTCCTGGTACGCTGCAATCACATACGAGATCCTTGCAAGTGATCACGCCGTCTTGACACGTGCATCTCCTGCAAGAATTTTCCTCCTGCGTCCAAGTATCACCATTGTTGATTTCACGACCTTTGAACCAGCAgcctataaatatataataatataagatagtaataataataataaattataatatatttataataataaattattaataataaattataatataataaattaaaatatattttatattttttttctcgcgatataattttaacaataattttattctaagtCACGCGCGCGTGAAGGGATATCTTAATTAGACGAGGCATGAAACTCACTGAGTCTGCATTCATCTACAGACTCCTCCAGATTCTTCGGCGGGCACACGCACTCATAACCGCCCTCGGTGTTGACACATTTCGCGGTGGGATGACACGTGTGTCTTCTCTCTATCGTCAGATCGTTGCACTCGTCGATGTCGAGGCACTGCGTGCCCTGGGTGCTGTCGTGCAGGGCGCTTCTATAGCCGGGTTTGCAACGGCAATAATACCAGCCAGGCATGTTGAAGCACGTGGACGACTGATGACATCTGTGCAAATCGCTGGCGCACTCGTCCAAGTCGAGTTCGCAGCTGTTGCCGATGTAACCGCGTCGACAGGAACACCTCCCGGGTGCCACGCATTCACCGCCATTCTGACAGGTCTGATTGCACACGGCTGCATGAAAGAAAAGCTCGATTTTACTTCAGttcaaaatcttttcttttgaaaaataaaaagtattgcgactcataaaaaaatcttacctttttaattaaaactaaaatcttatttttaatatgaaactcgacgcaattattattattaatttataagctACGTCgcaatgtttaaataatcttttcttaaaatgaaagaaaaatgaaacgaAACGATTTTTCTTAAAACGAAAAAATCGTCTCTTTAAAGAACgatggaaatatatttttatttttcgcttttcacaatcttttttttttgcagaatgGAACGTTGGAAAGAAATAAGCGTTCCTCACTTCGAATCTTCTTTTATCGCTTCACATTCATCAATGCGATAGGAATATCATTTCGATCGCGTTTATCCACACACTCATCCGGAATACAAATGttcttaaagaaaatatacgtGCGAATAGTTTTCTATTATCAGTAGCATGAAGTTCTTTAATaaagacaaatatatttatttagtctACAAATTGCGGCGCACGCGCtcgaaagtatataaatttatttataaaagcgtaaatatattttcatttatctctctcagtataaacataaataaataatataaattcaaataataaaaaaataatctcctTTATCAATTTGcttctttatttaacaatctaaaatttaactaaataataacatatatttctcGACGAGAAATGTCGGAATTCGTTgcactaaataatattaagaaattgcTGACTAAAACATCGATTATGTTATCGAGACGTAAAAGACGATACTGTACGTTTACACGTATAACCGTCGCCGGTATAACCGTCCTTGCAGATGCAGTAGTAGCTGCCGTTAGTGTTCACGCACGTGGCGTGCTCATCACATTGGTGATGACCAGTCGCGCACTCGTCCAGCTCGGCGCAATTGAACTTGTCGATTCTATGGTAACCCGGAAGACACTCGCACGTATAAGAGCCGATCACGTTGACGCATCTCGTGTTTGCGTTACAATGATGACCGTCTGATCCACCTTGCTGTTTGCACTCGTCCACATCTGAGTGATGAgacgaaaagaaaatattattgaagaaaGTAATTAATGCATAAATATTCACGCATAAATATTTGCGCGTTAATACATTACACATTAAATGttcgaaaaatgtatatatatatatatatatataagggaaaattaaatttcttcgatttaaagaatttattaggAAATTTATAGGAATTTAAAAGCGTTAAGTTCATGCATGTTTTTTGTACGAGTATAAATTTGACGTATACGGACATATCTTACGCACAATTAATTGCACGAGTAAGTTAATAAGCGTTAGATACCGTGACAGTTAAGACCATCCCCCTGGAAACCGATATCACAATGGCAGGCGTAGGTCGTCTGGAGATTCAGGCAGGACGCGTTAGCGTGACACTTGTGGCCCTTCGCGCAGTAATCCACCCCTGGTTAAATTGGGTTAGCCAGGCAAATACGATGGAAGATGGttagaaaatgtaattaacgATCTAAAGGTTTTACTGAGAAGACTATCGCCCGATTTGACATCGGTAACCCTCCCATGCGTAATGGAGATGTGATTAATTAGTGATAGAGAGAGTAGCGAACTTCTCGTGAACTaaaattatctcattcaaCTTATGCACtcaaactaaaataaatattacacatgtCATACATATGTCATGTATatgtttaagaattttatgatttataattgcCGTATTCATTACATAACGTAATTATCATATCGTTGTCTTTTTTGATTTATGTAATATCTCTCTATCTAATAGCTATATGtttctcttaatattaaacagtaaatttatatattatatatggatGCATATACATTGACTCAAAGTTAGCagaaagaaaggagaaagTTATTGGCAAAAAAATTCCATGCATGAGAGggttaattaaagttaattaaagttaatatgcGAGCTATGCGAACTATGCTTTGTTTCTTGCTGTTCCAGCAAaaagtttattctttttcattcatGCTTGCTGTTCTTTCAAGtctgttattataatacatgctGCGTTGAAGTTCTATTCGTTAAATTTCAACGTctgataagatataaaatattttatataacgcgtatatcgtttataataaaaatgtatggcttattttaaaaaaagaaatataaaactatcaaTTGTCTCTGAAAAAATCGTGTAGATGTAAAATATCCCATAAATGTagataattatcatttcttttcGAAAGTATCATCAGAATCTCagaatttttgttttgaaagtatcattagaatttaattctatattgtttttcaaaCGAAAATCTACCTGGGCAAAATTTGCAGCATTCCTCCGCCACGCTGATTTGCTCGCTAGGTGGACACGGCAGTGGTGGACATTTGATATCAGTGTCGAACTTCTGACAGGTGAAGCTACCATCGAAGCAGTCGCACTCGACGCATTGTCTCGGCGAAACCTTCTCGCCATGATCGTATATTACGCCATGCAAGAAACATTGTTCTAACAAAGCGAATGACGAGATAAATAATGTGAGGCATGTGACGGAAGCGCGGTCGATGGAACATAAAACACGCTACGTCAATTAATCAGCCAGTTGCGTGCGTGAAAGCGAAAAGATggattcgtaaaaaaaaaaaaaaaaaaaaaaaaaaagaaaaaaaacgatgtATTAGAATTctcgagaaaattattttcttatgtataaagaatatatgcaATGTTCTTGATTGATTTATAAGTTACGACGTATTCTGAATAGAAGATAATAAGAATcctgaatataataaaatctttattaaatttgattttaatccagatttaataatttaaaataatttaacatctttttttaaaaaataatgcaattataaaatttagaaaagacgcattaatcgaaatataagcgattataaaaaagagaaacgtgGCATTTTACTTACTGAGACACATCGGGCAACACTGTCCTTTAGGAATGACAGGATGCTTGCAGGTAGTCGGGGCGCAAGACATTGGCCTACACTCGATATTGCCATGGACGCAAGAACATTGCTGGCAACCCTTGTCCCATGTCGCGCCGTCCTCGTGGACGGTACCGTTCGTCCTACAGGACTTTTGGCACTCGCACTCCTCCACTTTGCTTATCCTGCCCTCTGCAGCGGCTAGCTGAAAGGAAGGATGTCCATGAACAACCAAgttgctttatttatttcgcattAATAGAAGTAGAAAGATTGTGCGTGTATATTGAAGAGACATCCTAGAAAATTAagatttctaaatattctatatatatatatatatatatatataatttgcataatatgtacaacagtttataatattgaatcttATCGCTTCAgtgtaattttgatataaatggtATATAAATTACTCACTCTATGAGTCAACTCCTTGACATTATGCATTAGTTGTTCCACGGTATTCTGTAATATCGAAAATTGACCGCATGTGGGGCAAGATGAGTCGAGCTGAGGACACTGGGAAAGGTAACCGTGAGGTCCTGCTATTAGCTTGACGTCCTGCAAGGCACCCTGTCGCGGAGAAATCATATGAGAAGCTTAGTCGGGCGTGAACATAATGAGATACATGTTTCTactaagttaaaaattaacataaatatgaatgagatgttgtaataaaataatatatattattttaaattaaaaaaaagtatattatataatttaaaaaatataaaatttttgaatatacgATAACTGCATtcattatagaattattaaaaggGAGAAGCatactgtaataaaatatatgcaggtTTACCTTGAAGAGAAAGTGCCTGACATTTCTCTGTCCGACCCAGAGCTGGAGTTGCGGCAGGGTAAAATTCGTGTCGGGTGGACCAGGTCTCAGCAGTCGCCTATACAAGGGGTGACAGTCGACCAGCAGCTCGACCTGCGAGCCGCTTATGCTTAAGGCGACCCTGTGCCAGGCGCCATCGGCCAGTCGAAAAGGAAACGCCTCGACGTGTACGGTTCCGTCGCGGCGTGATACGTAATGAAGTCGAAGTTCGTCCTTGCGACCGCTGCTCTGCAGCTCCAAATACCTGacgcatatattatttaaaattattaccgATTACAGAATTATTCAGGATTTAATCTGAAAttgatatttcaatttctgatttttatatattatatatgtatgatatttaGTATACTAAGTATTTTAATGCTGggttcattattataattattttacaaatatatttttctatatctatTTTCTGGTTTATTACCatgttgttaatattataaaaataattttaaaattttatgctgAATCAAGTCTGATTTAATTCTTgattaatgaaaaagtttGGCCTTGCGTCTATcgcaacataatttaattactttgttgtctttaaatgtatttatgaaCGATACGTAAATTCTAAGAAGCTTATTGgcctttgataaatttattggatcatttaaaattaatcagaaTTGTGGCATGTTAACCGTCATGTAATGTACGTGAAGACAAGCGTATTCAATTTGTGTCACCTAAATTAAAACAGCTTGATTGTACTTTCAAAGTATCAACGCAAAATGCTTTTAAGTGCTCCTTCATTCTTGcttgacaatttttattgacacactaatttcttttatagtcAACGCAATAAAGCTGTAAAATTCAAAGATAATTTCCTGCGAAAAGATGGGAAAtgaaatgtatgtaataacaTATTACATACAATTGCTTAATAATCTCGTTATAACAACTCGTATTACTCGACAGACAAATGCTTTATTGTCGGAGTGGATAATAATTCGTTGTCCTAGTTGCGTACACCGAATAACGCCGACatcgttatataaattataaagctgATATGACAGTGGAATGATTGGGCTATATACATTAAAGAGCAGAATGgcatcataaaataattaaaaccaatataTTCTACAGTTATTCATAAAAGGttttatgaaaacaattttcttcATGAATGTTAATAGATAATGAAGAAATATTCAGTTATCTTGTTATATTCTACAATTCTACAAAatcttttatgatttataaagcaaaatatattttccttcttttgGGTTTACATCTGTATCACGCTCGAAATAGGTCACAGCTCGGTGTTTGTTACAGCCACCGAATCCGAAATTCTCGAGCAGCTCGGGAGGATAATACAGAGgcgggagggggggagggaaggTATAGGAACTTTTCAGCTATTTCATACCTATTGTTCCCGTGCGAAAAGGCGACGATCGTCCCGGAATTGGCCTCATCTTGGCGCAGCGCGGCGGCTATAGTGAATTCCGGAACCCGCCGGAGTAACGCGGCCGCTCGTTCGAAGTTTGCCTCGTTCAGTCGGAGATCCCTCTCCTCGCCTGAAAGTAGTAAGACACAGTGATTGACGCGACGAACATGGAACGCACGACCGACTGCAGTTTTTGCACTTCACGCAGCAATTTTTCCCGTGTACAAAATCTGtatgaaatgttatttttctggtgtatataaattctgttttaTATGTCAGATATTAAAGTGGAAAAAGtatagtgtaataaatttattatataaatatataataaagttaaattggTATAAAACGGATAAagggaaaaattttctgtctcttttttttaaatattattatatatagtcaagaatttttttttaaatgttgaatACAATCTAGCAATTTGTAGTTGGTAGAGGGAAGAATGCTTGTCGCATGCCGTGACTCGAAATCGATGCAGAgctgatttgaatttttaaccCGGTCGTGTCTCCAGGTGAAGTTAAGCTGCTTTCCGGAAAGTGATTCGAATTTAGAGCACGACTatgcttatttattatttgtcgcAATATATTATGGCTGGAAATATACCTCGATTGTACAAAAGTAAAGAAgtgatattgaaatttaataatacaatgaaTTAGAATACATGTAAGTTCTTAGAAACGgagttacatatatgtatagcttGTTCACGTCGGAATTTGTTAAgagaggatatatatatatatatatatatatatattaataatataatattgctttaaatatatattatatttcttcttgaaaaagatttataattataatatttactaacTTTTGCTAGCTGCTTTTGTTTAATTGCCTTACAAAGTAGTCGAAATATTCACTAAATGTGATTTGttaaatgatatacatatatgtatatgtgttgaTTAAACTGCTTCTTCTATAAAACTATAGATATTATAACGTGTATCAgatagttaatatttatatacaatatacattatttttctcaagaacgagaaaattattacgaGAACTATAACTTCTTTCTATTTCATGCCATATTTTCTTTAGCCATGTTTTGCCAACAAATAACCAACAAAAAAATTCCACCTACATATTATCTTGAAATAACGAAACTTTCAATGTCAGACGAATCGTGCTAATTTTGTAGTAATGCGAGACCTCGACTATCGACTCGGAAGAAATTAGAGCTCGGCGATGTAGGCCACCCCCGAAATTTTTGGGAGTATTTGGTCGAAGATTTTGTGCATCCGTTACGTAATCATATTGacgtaaaaatacaaaaacgcAAAgtgaattaacaaaaaattgcatatttttacagctttcagatttaatttgctcgcaaaaaaagaaataatgataataaaatgtttattgaaaTGACTGACCTAATAACAGAATTGTAATCTAccaaatattctataaataattatctttttaaaatcctTTTCTACCTTTGAtgtgattttatatacaatattaaatttactgaAAACGCTTGATGTGTATGATGTTTTCAGAttggaaagattaaaatcaacatggcatttaattataattacgtatGAGAGAATACTGtacattcataaaattatcaactaaatttaaaaaatttagttgatTAAATCATGAATAAGCAACGATTCTTTGCATATTTGAAGATCCTACAGAATGATTTACGTGATAAATCCATAAAGTTTCAAAACATGACATACTTTCATTTAAGAAAAACGTAGTAGAAATAAGTAGAAATTTGTTTACTAAATAAATTGTCTATTACTATTATTGCTTATATGTTCTGTTTTATGGATACAAGTTATTCTTTTCTATCCCTTTTCTTCCATTCTTATCGAAGCTCACGATATGCAATTCGATCATAGCCAACCTTTGTGCATATTCAATTAACACGTCGCATTGGAATGGTTGCTACTTCTCTGAGTAACTATCCATTAGATAGATTAATAACGGCCATTTGGCAAATTACACCACAACTAAGCCATTGCAATCGACAATCCTACTGTCCATCCAACGTGGCTTCAATATCATCGTCATTAAGCGATCCTTGCAATGTGTCACATGTGCAAATCCTGCAGCTGTGCATAATCATGAATATACAGTAgtaatttatttgtctttcagaattaaggattttaatttccCATCTAagctttttatagaataaacattactttataatattaaatctataatattaaataaataaataatattaattaattaaataattacaatattaaataaacaaataatattaaattttaaataaattaataatattaaatcataagACTTTATAATTGCTTTTTTGAATAGAGGGGGTTCAAaacttacattatattatatttggcaattatattatatttactcttGTCGTAAGAAGATATCACATTTATTTCCTAAATAAAAGTGTAGCAGTCTATTATTTACCTGAGTTTTAACGCATTGAGCGTAACTTGATTTcttttctgcaaaaaaaaaaaaaaagccgaGCTCCAAATAAGGGACATCTCATTACACGGCTGCCGCGTGCAAAATGCAGCATGCTCTGCCGCTGACTGGCTTCTCGCGGCGTATACAGTGTGCCTCGAATTTCAGATGCACCGCCGGTACTCACAGAGTAACCAGACACTCGGCCGACAATAAAGCGTTGTTTGCACGCGAGTCTCGCCACCTACGACGACGAAGAG from Anoplolepis gracilipes chromosome 6, ASM4749672v1, whole genome shotgun sequence harbors:
- the LOC140666435 gene encoding protein kinase C-binding protein NELL1 isoform X4, producing the protein MYRGEPAIDRAGSGGGNRSAGDPRRARSPRRRRASAAADLPEDADGEEEPYIGEKEKKEEEEEEEDEEEEAYIVLDLQPRRPSDSTTRVYRNDDSCCCRAVQRRPGRRRLGGSGNALRILLVVAAAAFLALAVSPVSGTTNKKEEETAVSLATEETTVVLGTRIRTGSDPGGGIDLLAALQLHNTTRQGVTQVPGLVRLKPAYYLQGEERDLRLNEANFERAAALLRRVPEFTIAAALRQDEANSGTIVAFSHGNNRYLELQSSGRKDELRLHYVSRRDGTVHVEAFPFRLADGAWHRVALSISGSQVELLVDCHPLYRRLLRPGPPDTNFTLPQLQLWVGQRNVRHFLFKGALQDVKLIAGPHGYLSQCPQLDSSCPTCGQFSILQNTVEQLMHNVKELTHRLAAAEGRISKVEECECQKSCRTNGTVHEDGATWDKGCQQCSCVHGNIECRPMSCAPTTCKHPVIPKGQCCPMCLKQCFLHGVIYDHGEKVSPRQCVECDCFDGSFTCQKFDTDIKCPPLPCPPSEQISVAEECCKFCPDVDECKQQGGSDGHHCNANTRCVNVIGSYTCECLPGYHRIDKFNCAELDECATGHHQCDEHATCVNTNGSYYCICKDGYTGDGYTCKPVCNQTCQNGGECVAPGRCSCRRGYIGNSCELDLDECASDLHRCHQSSTCFNMPGWYYCRCKPGYRSALHDSTQGTQCLDIDECNDLTIERRHTCHPTAKCVNTEGGYECVCPPKNLEESVDECRLSCWFKGREINNGDTWTQEENSCRRCTCQDGVITCKDLVCDCSVPGSHRNKCCPQCNPAASCRHQELHHLVFRSGERWIYQCQTCECLYGEIDCWQMECPPVTCSNPVTEEGDCCPRCEDDPCAREVPTNGTMLTVPSHPRPCSYAGIVHDSGSSWQDPHDKCTTCECKVPYCAQLVSNSACCVHRTGSFAAATITAALAIWVTTSNNGLQSLLLSLSYIIHRTLWSSRWSTVHRKQLYQRSPAHPALHAPSLPSSPLPSRAPLSRRPRTTCHPSTSATSNLTISEEIRQQVLPRRELNREKPIMILDCNNSNKHRRLRDTESLSETRRRHRRHRQNGSRHRRRRRRGHRLRRSTMTDRRHRDAASRRTPSIVTASPPFLPLPRRCPRRHPQLSRWSWLPQRSKRPTDRPRASPRKFVSWSVVVKITKSPLSSTAPLEGRGSRGR
- the LOC140666435 gene encoding protein kinase C-binding protein NELL1 isoform X1 yields the protein MYRGEPAIDRAGSGGGNRSAGDPRRARSPRRRRASAAADLPEDADGEEEPYIGEKEKKEEEEEEEDEEEEAYIVLDLQPRRPSDSTTRVYRNDDSCCCRAVQRRPGRRRLGGSGNALRILLVVAAAAFLALAVSPVSGTTNKKEEETAVSLATEETTVVLGTRIRTGSDPGGGIDLLAALQLHNTTRQGVTQVPGLVRLKPAYYLQGEERDLRLNEANFERAAALLRRVPEFTIAAALRQDEANSGTIVAFSHGNNRYLELQSSGRKDELRLHYVSRRDGTVHVEAFPFRLADGAWHRVALSISGSQVELLVDCHPLYRRLLRPGPPDTNFTLPQLQLWVGQRNVRHFLFKGALQDVKLIAGPHGYLSQCPQLDSSCPTCGQFSILQNTVEQLMHNVKELTHRLAAAEGRISKVEECECQKSCRTNGTVHEDGATWDKGCQQCSCVHGNIECRPMSCAPTTCKHPVIPKGQCCPMCLKQCFLHGVIYDHGEKVSPRQCVECDCFDGSFTCQKFDTDIKCPPLPCPPSEQISVAEECCKFCPGVDYCAKGHKCHANASCLNLQTTYACHCDIGFQGDGLNCHDVDECKQQGGSDGHHCNANTRCVNVIGSYTCECLPGYHRIDKFNCAELDECATGHHQCDEHATCVNTNGSYYCICKDGYTGDGYTCKPVCNQTCQNGGECVAPGRCSCRRGYIGNSCELDLDECASDLHRCHQSSTCFNMPGWYYCRCKPGYRSALHDSTQGTQCLDIDECNDLTIERRHTCHPTAKCVNTEGGYECVCPPKNLEESVDECRLSCWFKGREINNGDTWTQEENSCRRCTCQDGVITCKDLVCDCSVPGSHRNKCCPQCNPAASCRHQELHHLVFRSGERWIYQCQTCECLYGEIDCWQMECPPVTCSNPVTEEGDCCPRCEDDPCAREVPTNGTMLTVPSHPRPCSYAGIVHDSGSSWQDPHDKCTTCECKVPYCAQLVSNSACCVHRTGSFAAATITAALAIWVTTSNNGLQSLLLSLSYIIHRTLWSSRWSTVHRKQLYQRSPAHPALHAPSLPSSPLPSRAPLSRRPRTTCHPSTSATSNLTISEEIRQQVLPRRELNREKPIMILDCNNSNKHRRLRDTESLSETRRRHRRHRQNGSRHRRRRRRGHRLRRSTMTDRRHRDAASRRTPSIVTASPPFLPLPRRCPRRHPQLSRWSWLPQRSKRPTDRPRASPRKFVSWSVVVKITKSPLSSTAPLEGRGSRGR
- the LOC140666435 gene encoding protein kinase C-binding protein NELL1 isoform X3, which produces MYRGEPAIDRAGSGGGNRSAGDPRRARSPRRRRASAAADLPEDADGEEEPYIGEKEKKEEEEEEEDEEEEAYIVLDLQPRRPSDSTTRVYRNDDSCCCRAVQRRPGRRRLGGSGNALRILLVVAAAAFLALAVSPVSGTTNKKEEETAVSLATEETTVVLGTRIRTGSDPGGGIDLLAALQLHNTTRQGVTQVPGLVRLKPAYYLQGEERDLRLNEANFERAAALLRRVPEFTIAAALRQDEANSGTIVAFSHGNNRYLELQSSGRKDELRLHYVSRRDGTVHVEAFPFRLADGAWHRVALSISGSQVELLVDCHPLYRRLLRPGPPDTNFTLPQLQLWVGQRNVRHFLFKGALQDVKLIAGPHGYLSQCPQLDSSCPTCGQFSILQNTVEQLMHNVKELTHRLAAAEGRISKVEECECQKSCRTNGTVHEDGATWDKGCQQCSCVHGNIECRPMSCAPTTCKHPVIPKGQCCPMCLKQCFLHGVIYDHGEKVSPRQCVECDCFDGSFTCQKFDTDIKCPPLPCPPSEQISVAEECCKFCPGVDYCAKGHKCHANASCLNLQTTYACHCDIGFQGDGLNCHDVDECKQQGGSDGHHCNANTRCVNVIGSYTCECLPGYHRIDKFNCAELDECATGHHQCDEHATCVNTNGSYYCICKDGYTGDGYTCKPVCNQTCQNGGECVAPGRCSCRRGYIGNSCELDLDECASDLHRCHQSSTCFNMPGWYYCRCKPGYRSALHDSTQGTQCLDIDECNDLTIERRHTCHPTAKCVNTEGGYECVCPPKNLEESVDECRLSCWFKGREINNGDTWTQEENSCRRCTCQDGVITCKDLVCDCSVPGSHRNKCCPQCNPAASCRHQELHHLVFRSGERWIYQCQTCECLYGEIDCWQMECPPVTCSNPVTEEGDCCPRCEDDPCAREVPTNGTMLTVPSHPRPCSYAGIVHDSGSSWQDPHDKCTTCECKDGQLCCSYDYGCAGDLGDDKQQRPPIAAPESFVHHPSDSVVQSLVDGAPKAALPTVTGTSGITRTITTVVTTSIASTTVSSPSHYLPSFNISNEQPHDLRGDQATGFATSRTQQREAYHDIRLQQQQQASSTTGYREFVRDSTTSSTSSSERFTTSSATTTRTPLETFNDDRSTPSRRSQSTNTVNRHGVATVSSSSSSLSPSSSPTLAVVMATSTIEETDRSSTSISAQIRQLVGRRKDNKKSIVLDSAT